From a region of the Colias croceus chromosome 14, ilColCroc2.1 genome:
- the LOC123697572 gene encoding LOW QUALITY PROTEIN: uncharacterized protein LOC123697572 (The sequence of the model RefSeq protein was modified relative to this genomic sequence to represent the inferred CDS: substituted 1 base at 1 genomic stop codon) — MESTRFVFGWSSLVFALFASSTLALTPQCRNERGEPVDWFYVYKLPREKNHLNPLVRRGVAYMHLTPSKLRGGWIMSDLAIGDPRSMVGKTLAPLYQDKNIISLVYNDQPPATEHQPDILQTVAEMYSRSKKGQQKQSTIRKYKKFKLGDKYYDDYDLAEMCKMHSKFMKNRVENGHTKGVILGDKFTSLWLVHSVPRFPPIPDMNGLNVSSYSYPATGMKYGQSFLCVSVQTSTLNQIGTQLKYNEPLIVFHRIPQEFESELPNLVDVIRNKTVDSSPWYHIESFETLVGRKFLSFAKSAMFNDDLYSGLVAEVLQSDLLVESWTNGPGTLDSECNRNFQVRNIERLKFPIAKMSFTSHNDHSKWTVAVAHKMHNSQDTKVADYWVCVGDINRALPQESRGGGTVCTSGPILWGNFAHLIESVQTCNXWFIYKPPTEIIPYTRLGKNFTFITSDEPGRWRASFPHTNINSNSLLQHTLSPIFRPTYSDHIAIAIYDRKKDRKNLGSAAHGVLIADEVGGVWIGHTVPDLINLKRERPLFPEEETANGHLLMCLSVDLETINLIAKYLTYTSPHFTHIQIPETLIKYLPEWSFQQPPLTVSRLKPLTFTTKGKSLQSELHVRRPRDQQCLYRSFARAKHIILDVYGQSESDYLTTVCAQSFGVRNIENISLKQHDPERVFYFHNVTDHMRFAVSTAAHWQKRGSGPIQYWTCISDLDKEDTRGVGGHLLCIHDYKVWWAFDNFKIKEPNCYSFFYFTINSPYRRIVI; from the exons ATGGAATCAACACGTTTCGTTTTTGGTTGGTCGAGTTTAGTGTTTGCATTATTTGCATCTAGCACTTTAGCTTTAACACCGCAGTGCCGAAATGAACGAGGTGAACCAGTGGATTG GTTCTATGTGTATAAATTACCCAGAGAGAAGAACCACTTAAACCCTCTTGTTAGAAGAGGAGTAGCTTACATGCACTTAACACCATCAAAATTAAGAGGGGGGTGGATTATGTCTGATTTGGCTATTGGAGACCCAAGATCTATGGTTGGGAAAACTCTGGCACCATTATACCAG gataaaaacataatttcctTAGTGTACAATGATCAGCCTCCTGCTACTGAACACCAACCAGATATATTGCAAACAGTTGCAGAGATGTATTCCAGGAGCAAGAAAg GACAGCAGAAACAATCAACTATCAGAAAGTACAAGAAGTTTAAGCTTGGtgacaaatattatgatgacTATGATTTAGCAGAAATGTGTAAAATGCATTCAAAGTTTATGAAAAACAGAGTTGAGAATGGTCACACAAAAGGTGTTATACTTGGAGATAAATTTACTTCTCTGTGGCTTGTTCATTCCGTACCTCGTTTTCCACCTATACCTGATA TGAATGGGCTCAATGTGAGCTCATACAGCTACCCAGCGACTGGTATGAAGTATGGCCAGTCATTTCTCTGTGTGTCTGTCCAAACCTCCACACTGAACCAAATCGGCACCCAGTTGAAGTACAATGAGCCTTTGATCGTATTTCATAGAATACCACAGGAATTTGAGAGTGAACTACCAAATTTAGTTGAtgttataagaaataaaactgtTGACTCTTCTCCATG GTATCACATAGAAAGTTTTGAAACACTTGTCGGTCGTAAATTTCTCTCTTTTGCAAAGAGTGCAATGTTCAATGACGATTTATATAGTGGGTTAGTAGCTGAAGTATTGCAGTCAGACTTACTCGTTGAGTCTTGGACAAATGGACCGGGGACTTTGGATTCGGAATGCAATAGGAACTTTCA AGTAAGAAACATAGAGCGTCTCAAGTTTCCAATCGCCAAAATGTCGTTCACATCACACAATGACCACTCAAAATGGACGGTAGCTGTCGCACACAAAATGCACAACAGTCAAGACACAAAAGTCGCTGACTATTGGGTCTGCGTGGGAGATATTAATCGAGcg ttaCCACAAGAATCACGAGGTGGCGGTACGGTATGTACTTCCGGACCAATTCTGTGGGGAAATTTCGCACATCTTATTGAATCTGTGCAAACTTGTAATTA GTGGTTCATTTACAAGCCGCCGACTGAAATAATACCATACACGCGATTGGGTAAAAACTTTACGTTTATAACTTCAGACGAGCCCGGCAGATGGCGCGCGTCGTTCccacatactaatattaattcCAATTCTCTATTGCAACACACTTTATCGCCTATTTTTAGG CCGACATATTCAGATCACATAGCTATAGCAATATATGATAGAAAAAAGGATCGTAAAAACTTGGGTTCCGCAGCACATGGAGTTCTTATAGCGGATGAAGTCGGAGGTGTGTGGATCGGCCATACCGTCCCAGaccttattaatttaaaac GTGAACGTCCGTTATTTCCTGAGGAAGAAACTGCAAATGGCCATCTACTTATGTGTCTATCAGTTGATTTAGAAACAATAAATCTCATTGCAAAATATCTTACCTACACATCGCCGCATTTCACCCATATTcaaataccagagacgttaaTAAAGTATCTGCCTGAATGGAGTTTTCAACAACCTCCCTTGACGGT GTCACGACTAAAACCTCTAACATTTACCACAAAAGGCAAGAGCCTACAATCTGAGTTGCATGTAAGACGTCCAAGGGACCAACAATGCCTTTACAGAAGCTTTGCAAGGGCAAAACATATCATACTCGACGTGTATGGTCAGTCTGAAAGTGATTATTTGACTACTGTATGTGCGCAGAGTTTTGG TGTTCGCAACATAGAGAACATATCCCTAAAACAACACGATCCAGAACGCGTGTTCTATTTCCACAACGTGACAGACCATATGAGGTTTGCTGTGAGCACAGCAGCGCATTGGCAAAAAAGAGGTTCTGGCCCAATACAATATTGGACTTGTATTAGTGATTTAGATAAAGAAGATACGAGAGGAGTTGGGGGACATCTGCTTTGTATCCATGATTATAAAGTATGGTGGGCGTTcgataatttcaaaataaaggaGCCTAATTGTtattcgtttttttatttcacaataaactCTCCCTATAGACGTATAGTGATTTAG
- the LOC123697403 gene encoding probable methylmalonate-semialdehyde dehydrogenase [acylating], mitochondrial, whose product MASTMLKLLKSESQIFLRKNYSSAAPTTKLYIDGQFVDSKTSQWIELTNPATNEVIGRVPETTQDELNTALNAAKRAYKSWSQSTIMTRQQLMFKFARLLRENQAKLAAKITEEQGKTIADAEGDVLRGIQSVEHCCSITSLQLGDCIQNISKDMDTHSYKVPLGVVGGVAAFNFPVMIPLWMFPPAIVTGNTCLIKPSEQDPGATVMMMELLQEAGAPPGIVNVVHGTHDTVNFFCDNPDIKAVSFVGGDAAGKHIYSRASAAGKRVQSNMGAKNHGVVMPDANKEHTLNQLAGAAFGAAGQRCMALSTAVFVGEAKEWIPDLVERAKALKVNAGHVPGTDVGPVISVKAKERILKLIESGVKDGAQLVLDGRNVKVPGFEKGNFVGPTILTHVKPNMECYKEEIFGPVLVCLFVDTLDEAIQLVNANPYGNGTAVFTTNGATARKFASEIDVGQVGVNVPIPVPLSMFSFTGTRGSFLGTNHFCGKQGLDFYTELKTVVSFWRQSDVSHAKAAVSMPTQQ is encoded by the exons ATGGCTTCCACAATGCTAAAATTACTCAAATCAGAG TCTCAAATATTTCTACGTAAAAATTACAGCAGTGCTGCGCCAACCACAAAATTGTACATTGACGGACAATTTGTAGACTCGAAAACTAGCCAATGGATAGAACTAACAAACCCTGCGACTAATGAAGTAATTGGAAG AGTTCCAGAGACCACACAAGATGAATTGAACACAGCTCTCAACGCAGCTAAAAGGGCATACAAGTCATGGAGCCAAAGTACTATTATGACACGTCAGCAACTTATGttcaa GTTTGCACGTTTACTTCGAGAGAACCAAGCTAAACTGGCTGCCAAAATCACAGAAGAACAAGGCAAGACCATTGCTGATGCCGAAGGTGACGTCCTTCGCGGAATAC AATCGGTTGAACATTGCTGCAGTATAACATCTCTACAACTTGGTGACTGCATACAGAACATTTCTAAGGACATGGACACACACAGCTATAAAGTGCCTCTCGGTGTAGTTGGTG GTGTTGCCGCATTCAACTTCCCCGTAATGATCCCACTATGGATGTTCCCGCCTGCGATCGTGACTGGCAACACTTGCCTGATCAAACCTTCGGAACAAGACCCTGGAGCAACTGTCATGATGATGGAACTGCTGCAGGAAGCTGGAGCGCCACCTGGTAttgttaat GTTGTCCACGGTACACACGACACAGTGAACTTCTTCTGCGATAATCCCGATATCAAAGCAGTATCGTTTGTGGGTGGAGATGCTGCTGGCAAACATATTTATTCAAGAGCTTCTGCTGCag gCAAGCGCGTGCAAAGCAACATGGGCGCGAAGAACCACGGCGTGGTGATGCCGGACGCGAACAAGGAGCACACGCTGAACCAGCTCGCCGGCGCCGCGTTCGGTGCGGCCGGACAGCGCTGTATGGCGCTCAGTACTGCTGTGTTTGTGG GTGAAGCGAAAGAATGGATTCCCGACTTAGTCGAACGTGCAAAGGCATTGAAAGTAAACGCAGGTCATGTTCCCGGCACTGACGTTGGACCCGTCATATCCGTGAAGGCCAAGGAAAGAATTCTGAAACTTATTGAATCAG GAGTGAAAGACGGCGCTCAATTAGTTCTCGATGGCCGCAACGTTAAGGTGCCCGGTTTCGAAAAAGGCAACTTCGTCGGTCCGACAATTCTGACACATGTCAAACCTAACATGGAATGTTACAAGGAGGAAATATTCGGCCCAGTTCTAGTGTGCCTCTTTGTTGATACTCTGGATGAAGCTATTCAATTGGTTAACGCGAATCCCTACGGAAATGGAACAGCTGTGTTCACCACAAATGGAGCAACAGCCAGAAAGTTTGCCTCAGAAATCGATGTTGGACAAGTTGGTGTGAATGTGCCCATTCCTGTCCCGTTGTCTATGTTCTCTTTCACGGGAACTCGGGGAAGTTTCTTGGGTACCAACCACTTCTGCGGCAAGCAAGGACTCGATTTCTACACTGAATTGAAAACGGTTGTCTCTTTCTGGAGGCAAAGCGATGTATCCCACGCTAAAGCAGCTGTGTCTATGCCTACTCAACAATaa